The following nucleotide sequence is from Psychroflexus torquis ATCC 700755.
TATTTAGTTTCAATGGCATCTGTTTTTAATGGAATAGCTATGGTTGAAGTAGAGTTAAATAGTATGGTACTGTCATTTTCAATTTCCCTCACCAGCAAGCTATTCACATTTTTGGAATTTCCAGGATTATTGGCATCAAAAAATTCAATGACCAATTTTGGAGTATTTACAATAGCTTCAGCGCAAATATCATCTCGTTCACATGAATATATACACAGGGCTACAAACGCTGAAATAATACCATAAACTAAACCTTTCTTCATGCTCTTAAGCTTAAGCAAACCACATTTTCAACATGATGGGTTTGAGGAAACATATCTACGGCTTGGCTTTCATCCACTTTATAAAATTCATCCATGAGTTCTAAATCTCTAGCTTGAGTGGCAGAATTACAGCTCACATAGACAATACGTTTAGGTTTTACATTTAGTATCTGTTGGATCACATCTTTATGCATTCCATCACGTGGTGGATCGGTTATAATGACATCGGGTTGTCCATGCTTTTCAATAAATTCTGAATTAAATAGCTTCTTCATATCTCCAGCAAAAAACGATGTATTCTCAATACCGTTGAGTTTTGCGTTTGATTTAGCATCTTCAATAGCTTCAAGTACAGATTCTATACCTACAACATGTTTGGCTTTTTTAGCCACAAATTGAGCTATAGTCCCCGTTCCCGTATATAAATCGTAAACCAGTTCTTCACCCGTTAAGTTCGCAAAACTTCTGGTGATTTTGTAAAGCTCGTAAGCTTGCTCAGAATTGGTTTGATAAAAGGATTTGGCATTAATTTTAAATTTTAAACCCTCCATCTCTTCAAAAATATGATCTTCTCCGTAATAGGTACAAATTTCCTGATCGTAAATAGTGTCGTTTCCTTTTTCGTTGATAACGTAAAGAAGGGAGTTAACTTCAGGAAATTCTTTAATAATATAGTCTAGGAGAAGCTTTCGCTTTTCCTTTTGTTCTTTAAAAAATTGAATCAAAATCATGAATTCACCCGTAGAACTCGTTCTTATCATCAGGGTTCTAAGCAATCCAGTTTTATCTCTCGGGTTGAAAAATTCTAGATCATGTTCAGTAGCAAAATCTCTTATTTTATTTCTAATGGCGTTACTAGGGTCTCCTTGAAGATGACATTTTTCAAGGTTCAAGATCTTATCCCACATCCCTGGAATATGAAATCCAAGTGCATTTTTATCTGTAATGTCGACTTCACTTGAAATTTCTTTTTCAGTTAGCCATCGACTGTTGCTAAAGGAAAATTCCATTTTATTTCTATAGAAATAAATCTTTTCACTTCCCAAAATGGGATGAGTTTTTGCTATTTCAATTTTACCAATTCGTTTTAAATTTTCTAAAACTTCTTTTTCTTTGTAAAACAACTGGTGTTCGTAAGCCATATTTTGCCACTTACATCCACCACAAACTCCAAAATGTTGACAGACAGGCTCAGTTCTTTTGGACGATAATTTTACGAATTGATTAGGTTTGGCCTGGTAATATGATTTTCTCTTCTTGTAAGTGGTAACATCTACAATATCACCGGGGACGACTTGGTCTATAATTAAGACTCTGCCATCATCTGCTCTACCAATGCCTTTCCCTTTACTTCCAGCATCCAGGACTTCTACGTTTTCGAAGGTTTTTTTAGTATTTTTTCGTCTTGCCATAGCGCAAAAATAAAGTATTGTTTGAATTACTGCTTTAATCGATTACATTTCTTTTAAAATGAAGTAATTCTTACACTAATTCCAGTAAAATCACCCAAACACAAACCAAAATGGGACCTAAAATCCCTATCAAAATCCAACAAATCAAAATTCAGATCGGTCTAGTTGTGTTGCGCTATAATCAATGGCGTTTGGAAGCATTAAAACAGGCAAAAGCAAGGTGCAAAAAGCACTTAGAGGGAAGATTAAAGGGATAGTTTTGGGTAATTTTTCAGGAGGTAATAAATAAATGATAGAGTCAGAGGAGTCATTATAGTTGTATGACTCATGATGTTTGAAAATAAGACTAAATAATGCAAAACTAATAGCCAACACATAAAAGTTTAAACTTTGGACATTGAAAAATTCAAATCTTTGATTAAACAACTCAGACCTAAGGTTGCCTAGAAACTTACTAAAAACTGAAGTGAACGACTTTACCAAGTCAGTTGTTTTGAAGTGGTG
It contains:
- a CDS encoding DUF6452 family protein, coding for MKKGLVYGIISAFVALCIYSCERDDICAEAIVNTPKLVIEFFDANNPGNSKNVNSLLVREIENDSTILFNSTSTIAIPLKTDAIETKYIFNINSQSESGGLIDTLNFSYATVETYLNRACGFKADFIDFRARKENIEFDDINWIRDIQVRETTIDNESETHLYLFY
- the rlmD gene encoding 23S rRNA (uracil(1939)-C(5))-methyltransferase RlmD — translated: MARRKNTKKTFENVEVLDAGSKGKGIGRADDGRVLIIDQVVPGDIVDVTTYKKRKSYYQAKPNQFVKLSSKRTEPVCQHFGVCGGCKWQNMAYEHQLFYKEKEVLENLKRIGKIEIAKTHPILGSEKIYFYRNKMEFSFSNSRWLTEKEISSEVDITDKNALGFHIPGMWDKILNLEKCHLQGDPSNAIRNKIRDFATEHDLEFFNPRDKTGLLRTLMIRTSSTGEFMILIQFFKEQKEKRKLLLDYIIKEFPEVNSLLYVINEKGNDTIYDQEICTYYGEDHIFEEMEGLKFKINAKSFYQTNSEQAYELYKITRSFANLTGEELVYDLYTGTGTIAQFVAKKAKHVVGIESVLEAIEDAKSNAKLNGIENTSFFAGDMKKLFNSEFIEKHGQPDVIITDPPRDGMHKDVIQQILNVKPKRIVYVSCNSATQARDLELMDEFYKVDESQAVDMFPQTHHVENVVCLSLRA